In Coregonus clupeaformis isolate EN_2021a chromosome 15, ASM2061545v1, whole genome shotgun sequence, one genomic interval encodes:
- the LOC121583198 gene encoding tumor necrosis factor ligand superfamily member 15 — protein sequence METCARNREIPEDTVISMAQQETVFILLKHCQEMKRQESRWRLVTLFLVLGCAAVFFFTQRVIRDCNEKDTFTTAENSRQQAIDRQEQNLKPNAHLTTSSSCNSVPKDYIQWEHQDTGLMHMQNFTYDENKQALVVPQEGRYFVYVGVNFRMPDKDKVSGKVHFLSLKVLKYSNSYENNWPIMEVKDSIPDDRRGERRTMYTGQVVTLEEGDLLMVSIDEDNYELIDCSAETTMYIGAFLL from the exons ATGGAGACGTGCGCAAGGAACCGCGAGATTCCTGAAGACACCGTGATTTCAATGGCGCAGCAAGAGACTGTTTTTATTTTGCTCAAACACTGTCAAGAAATGAAGCGACAGGAGAGTCGCTGGCGTCTTGTCACGTTATTCTTGGTTCTGGGATGTGCAGCTGTATTTTTCTTTACGCAGCGTGTGATCAGAGACTGTAATGAGAAG GATACATTCACAACTGCAGAAAACTCAAGACAGCAAGCTATAG ATCGTCAAGAACAGAATCTGAAGCCAAACGCTCACCTGACAA CATCATCAAGCTGCAACTCCGTGCCTAAAGACTACATCCAATGGGAACACCAGGACACCGGCTTGATGCACATGCAGAATTTCACCTATGACGAGAACAAGCAAGCTCTGGTTGTCCCTCAGGAAGGCCGATACTTTGTCTACGTGGGGGTCAACTTTCGAATGCCGGATAAGGACAAGGTATCTGGCAAGGTCCATTTTCTTAGCCTGAAAGTCCTGAAATACTCCAATAGCTATGAAAATAATTGGCCTATCATGGAAGTCAAGGATAGCATACCAgatgataggagaggagagagaaggacaatGTACACAGGACAGGTGGTCACCCTGGAGGAAGGGGATCTCCTGATGGTGTCCATTGATGAAGACAATTATGAACTGATTGACTGTTCGGCAGAGACCACCATGTATATTGGTGCTTTTCTCCTCTAG